Sequence from the Fulvivirga ligni genome:
CCATTAATGAGAAAGCTCAAATGGAGACTTTTGGCTACAGCTAATGTTATCTACGGTCAGTTAAGTGATGACAACAAAGCATTAATAGCAGAAACTACCAGTGCAGGAGAGGAGATAGAACCTATTAATTCATTTAAGAAAAACACTCCTTACGTGGAAGTGGGGTATGGTGTAGAGAACATATTTAAAATTTTAAGAGTAGATTTCTTACATCGTCTGAATTATTTAGATAATCCTGATGTAAGTAAATTCGGAGTGAAGATTAGCTTCCAGTTTATTTTATAACTTTACAGAAGCCAATTTCTACAAAATGCGATACACACTTATCATTTCTCTTTTCCTGCTAGCCTCTTGCGTGAAATACTCAAGAGACCCGATAGAGAATGTAGATCTTAAAGTGGATGTGGAGCAAACACTTGAGTATCTGCAAGACCTGGAGTCAGAGTACCAGGAGGAACCACAGCTGTATTATCATTTAGCCAAAGCCTACGCTGCCAAGGAAAACTATGCAGCGGCCAATAATCAGATAGATAAGGCCATTAGCCTGGCAGAAGATAGAGCCGAGTATTTTTATGAAAAAGGTAAAATAGAAAAGAAGCTGAACCACCATGCTGAGTCTGTAAGTGCACTACTTACCGCAGAGGCCATGGGTGTTCAAAACTTTCACCTGTATAAGGATTTAGCCGAAGAGTATATGGCTTTGGGAGATGCAGAAAAAGCCAAATCATCAGTTAACCGACTAACGGAGATGGAGTCTTCTGGGGATGGTTACAGGTTGAAAGGTGATATAATGTTAGCACTAGAGGATACAGCTTCAGCCATAGATAATTATACTAAGGCTATTGCAATGACGCCGAGTCAGATGGGAGCCCATGTAGGCCTATTTGACATTTATTCAAGAAGGAAAGAATATAATAAGGCCGATGAGCAAATCAATCAGCTTTTAGCCTTATCACCCAGAAATAATGATTATATAGAGAAAAAAGCTGATATCATGAATGATATGGGGCGTCTGGATACGGCCAAAGTGTTGTATATCGATCTGGTGGAAAGCAGAGGGTCTTTAAAAGATTACTACAAATTAGCAGATGCTTTCTATCAATTAAGTGATTATGATTCGGCTCAGCTTATGGCGCAGGAGGCATATGCCATAGACACCAATTATCTTGAAGCAAAGCTAATAGTAGCAAGAACACTGGACAAGCAGCGAAAATACCAGGATGCCATAGGCGCCTATGAGCAGATTTTACAAAGAGATTCTACTTTTAATTTAGCCCAGGCTGAATTGGAGGTTTTGCAAAGAAAAGTTGCATATTTGTGGCGCTTGCAGCAGGAGAAGGCTTCATTAGATGCTATTAGGAACGGTCCGCCTCCGGCTGTGAAGAAAAAAGACATTACAATAGAAAAGTAAGTAACATTAAGTATGATTAAGATCACATTACCTGACGGCTCCGTTAGGGAATATGAAAAGGGAGTAACTGGCTATGATGTAGCCATGAGCATAAGCGAAGGGCTGGCTCGAAATGTACTATCAGCAAAAGTTAATGGTGAGGTTTGGGATGCTACCAGACCCATTGAAGAAGATGCTACGGTACAATTACTCACGTGGAATGACGATGAAGGAAAATCTACTTTTTGGCACTCTTCAGCTCACTTATTAGCAGAAGCACTGGAAGAACTTTATCCGGGTGTTAAGTTCGGAATAGGACCTCCCATTGCCAATGGTTTCTATTATGATATCGACTTAGGTGAGCGTACTTTAGGAGAAGATGATCTTCCTAAAATAGAGCAGAAAATGTTAGAACTAGC
This genomic interval carries:
- a CDS encoding tetratricopeptide repeat protein gives rise to the protein MRYTLIISLFLLASCVKYSRDPIENVDLKVDVEQTLEYLQDLESEYQEEPQLYYHLAKAYAAKENYAAANNQIDKAISLAEDRAEYFYEKGKIEKKLNHHAESVSALLTAEAMGVQNFHLYKDLAEEYMALGDAEKAKSSVNRLTEMESSGDGYRLKGDIMLALEDTASAIDNYTKAIAMTPSQMGAHVGLFDIYSRRKEYNKADEQINQLLALSPRNNDYIEKKADIMNDMGRLDTAKVLYIDLVESRGSLKDYYKLADAFYQLSDYDSAQLMAQEAYAIDTNYLEAKLIVARTLDKQRKYQDAIGAYEQILQRDSTFNLAQAELEVLQRKVAYLWRLQQEKASLDAIRNGPPPAVKKKDITIEK